A single window of Hevea brasiliensis isolate MT/VB/25A 57/8 unplaced genomic scaffold, ASM3005281v1 Scaf261, whole genome shotgun sequence DNA harbors:
- the LOC110662824 gene encoding mitochondrial pyruvate carrier 1, with amino-acid sequence MAFFRAFWNSPIGPKTTHFWGPVFNWSIPIAAFVDTKKHPEMISGNMTAVMCVYSAMFMRFAWMVQPRNLHLLVCHVSNETVQLYQLSRWIKARGSLQQEKEEQPKGQ; translated from the exons ATGGCATTCTTCCGGGCATTTTGGAATAGTCCTATTGGTCCTAAAACAACTCATTTTTGGGGTCCTGTTTTCAACTGGAGCATCCCAATTGCA GCATTTGTTGACACAAAGAAACACCCAGAAATGATATCTGGCAACATGACGGCAG TAATGTGTGTTTATTCAGCAATGTTCATGAGATTTGCTTGGATGGTACAGCCTCGAAACTTGCATCTTCTTGTATGCCATGtctccaatgaaacagtgcagcTTTATCAGCTTTCGCGTTGGATAAAGGCTAGAGG ATCCTTGCAGCAGGAGAAAGAGGAACAACCTAAAGGACAGTGA